Proteins from one Halovivax limisalsi genomic window:
- a CDS encoding MFS transporter translates to MIEPTDREPNRAVWRFYAYRVSVSNGFYLPVSVVYLQQVRGFALGDIGFVMGAFSVAMVLAEIPTGYVGDRLSRPHCLLLGNTIIATFMAAYTVVETPLAYAALHAFWAVGWAFRSGTADAWLYELLARAGEADEFTRVRGRATTVELGFEAVTAAAAGLLVTLGWSLPFLANALVAVLGIPLLLTAPRSRQTAAAATDSDAIAERATDPDATDAGADAPATEPFTTREALRSLRALIVRTDIRWFVAYAGLFSVLYQVVRVFEQPGLESVGIPVAGFGLLYAAFKLVSGAAAATAGWIRDRLGVRLTYTLLVPIYGVASVALAITPLALVPLFFANRGIKAVIRPIRNQYLNDRIEDAGRATILSGVSMILMLSGGAAKLLVGALADAVGLVPVLAAGGVLVVASAVGLLSVTSPFGESVSDRVEPPVDPDPGD, encoded by the coding sequence ATGATCGAGCCGACGGATCGCGAGCCGAACCGGGCCGTGTGGCGGTTCTACGCCTACCGGGTGAGCGTCTCGAACGGCTTCTACCTGCCCGTCAGCGTGGTTTACCTGCAGCAGGTGCGCGGATTCGCTCTCGGCGATATCGGCTTCGTCATGGGCGCCTTTTCCGTGGCGATGGTGCTCGCGGAGATTCCGACGGGGTACGTCGGCGATCGGCTCAGCAGACCGCACTGTCTCCTCCTCGGAAACACGATAATTGCGACGTTCATGGCCGCCTACACGGTCGTCGAGACGCCGCTCGCGTACGCCGCGCTCCACGCGTTCTGGGCCGTCGGCTGGGCGTTTCGTTCGGGCACGGCGGACGCGTGGCTCTACGAACTCCTCGCGAGGGCGGGCGAGGCCGACGAGTTCACTCGCGTTCGGGGGCGCGCGACGACGGTCGAGCTGGGATTCGAAGCGGTTACGGCCGCGGCCGCGGGCCTGCTCGTCACCCTCGGCTGGTCGCTCCCCTTCCTGGCCAACGCGCTCGTCGCGGTGCTCGGAATCCCGCTGTTGCTCACCGCGCCGCGCTCGCGCCAGACGGCAGCCGCGGCAACCGACTCGGACGCGATAGCCGAGCGAGCGACCGACCCGGACGCGACGGATGCGGGAGCCGACGCGCCCGCCACGGAGCCGTTCACCACTCGCGAGGCGCTCCGGTCGCTCCGGGCGCTGATCGTCCGCACCGATATCCGGTGGTTCGTCGCCTACGCGGGCCTGTTCTCGGTGCTGTACCAGGTCGTCCGGGTGTTCGAGCAACCCGGCCTCGAATCGGTCGGGATCCCGGTCGCCGGCTTTGGGCTGCTCTACGCCGCGTTCAAACTCGTCTCCGGGGCCGCGGCGGCGACCGCGGGGTGGATTCGCGATCGACTGGGCGTCCGGCTGACGTACACCCTCCTCGTCCCGATCTACGGCGTCGCGTCTGTCGCCCTTGCGATCACGCCGCTCGCGCTCGTCCCGCTCTTTTTCGCCAATCGCGGCATCAAGGCCGTCATCCGGCCGATACGGAACCAGTACCTGAACGACCGAATCGAGGACGCCGGCCGAGCGACGATCCTCTCGGGGGTGTCGATGATCCTCATGCTTTCCGGTGGCGCGGCGAAACTGCTCGTCGGTGCGCTGGCCGACGCGGTGGGACTGGTCCCCGTGCTGGCCGCCGGCGGCGTCCTCGTCGTCGCCTCGGCCGTCGGCTTGCTCTCCGTCACGTCCCCGTTCGGCGAGTCCGTCTCGGACCGGGTCGAACCGCCCGTCGATCCGGATCCGGGCGACTGA
- a CDS encoding DUF7351 domain-containing protein — translation MTPDDTSDPDPAGSDPFALVGNEIRAAIVRELGGSDVRGGPPVAFSDLRDRVDVDVRSSQFNYHLGQLVGHFVERTDAGYRIRPEGRVLYQALSAGSFDRRVSESRAAAGFDCHYCEAPVDAVVHEGELRIQCPDCDYRYDVTTVPPGIDAAADLDLDGIARFTHQIHLAFARGVCPTCGRQPTATVLEPEETPFSTDDRRVVSAYLRCQNCDDARYLSIGEAVLADATLRAFCHDHGLDVLTTPLWELEFAATDRTVTVESRDPWRLSLVVALDDERLKLVVDGDLTVLDRNRERIEDA, via the coding sequence GTGACCCCCGACGACACGTCCGACCCGGACCCGGCTGGTTCGGACCCGTTCGCGCTCGTCGGCAACGAGATCAGGGCGGCCATCGTCCGGGAACTCGGCGGCTCCGACGTGCGCGGCGGGCCACCGGTGGCGTTCTCCGACCTCCGGGACCGAGTCGACGTCGACGTCAGGAGCAGCCAGTTCAACTACCACCTCGGCCAGCTCGTCGGTCACTTCGTCGAGCGAACCGACGCGGGCTATCGCATCCGTCCCGAAGGGCGCGTCCTCTACCAGGCGCTGTCGGCGGGCTCGTTCGATCGCCGGGTCAGCGAGTCGAGAGCGGCCGCGGGCTTCGACTGTCACTACTGCGAAGCGCCCGTCGACGCGGTCGTTCACGAGGGCGAACTTCGGATCCAGTGTCCCGACTGCGACTACCGATACGACGTCACGACCGTTCCGCCGGGGATCGACGCGGCGGCCGACCTCGACCTCGACGGGATCGCCCGCTTTACCCACCAGATCCACCTCGCGTTCGCCCGCGGCGTCTGTCCGACCTGCGGCCGCCAGCCGACCGCGACGGTGCTCGAACCCGAAGAGACGCCGTTTTCCACGGACGACCGCCGGGTCGTCTCCGCCTACCTCCGCTGTCAAAATTGCGACGACGCGCGCTACCTGTCGATCGGCGAGGCCGTCCTGGCCGACGCGACACTGCGCGCGTTCTGTCACGACCACGGCCTCGACGTCCTGACGACCCCGCTCTGGGAACTCGAGTTCGCCGCGACCGACCGCACCGTCACCGTCGAGTCCCGCGACCCGTGGCGACTCTCGCTCG